A genomic window from Plasmodium chabaudi chabaudi strain AS genome assembly, chromosome: 8 includes:
- a CDS encoding thiamine pyrophosphokinase, putative has product MKKKYLNCLKYAFVKDRRNYVGVGNKHNLILNEKHYMTHRRFSNEIGGTDEHFIHNFDFMEYFLSNYEDQSSPISKNKHTYNENIKDNGKFITIVLNNVLCKNSSKIINKSDILICADGGANRLYNLHKDIDRIEKTNNIYSNQNEKEDKLSNLFNKTIKRDQELENEISQVGTKNNFKYCHKIIPDLICGDFDSININAYNFYKNNNVLFEKCTDQNNTDLDKCIDKIKNHVKRNDKIFILGATGNRFDQTCANISTLYKKPLTNNIYLIGENNFLFLLNEGKHIININPNVFEKTCALLPIGNKCKIKTEGLKYNLNYEYLSFDKLISSSNEITQNCIKISTDYPVLYNCYLKDL; this is encoded by the coding sequence atgaaaaaaaaatatttaaattgtttaaaataCGCTTTTGTGAAAGATAGGAGAAATTATGTTGGGGTTGGGAATAAGCATaacttaattttaaatgaaaaacatTATATGACACACCGTCGTTTTAGTAATGAGATAGGAGGAACAGATGaacattttattcataattttgattttatggaatattttttatcaaattatgAAGATCAATCAAGCCCAATATCCAAAAACaaacatacatataatgaaaatatcaAGGATAATGGTAAATTTATAACTAtcgttttaaataatgttttgtgtaaaaattcctctaaaattattaacaagtcagatatattaatatgtgCTGATGGAGGTGCCAACagattatataatttacacAAAGATATAGACAGaattgaaaaaacaaataatatatatagcaatcaaaatgaaaaagaagacAAATTATCCAATTTGTTTAATAAGACAATTAAAAGAGATCAAGAATtggaaaatgaaatatctCAAGTAGggacaaaaaataattttaaatattgccataaaataataccaGACTTAATTTGTGGTGATTTTGATAGTATAAACATAAAtgcttataatttttataaaaataataatgttttatttgaaaaatgtactgatcaaaataataccGATTTGGATAAATgtattgataaaataaaaaatcatgTTAAACggaatgataaaatatttatattaggGGCTACAGGAAATCGATTTGATCAAACATGTGCTAATATTTCgactttatataaaaagccattaacaaataatatatatttaataggtgaaaataattttttatttttattaaatgaaggtaaacatataataaatataaatccaaatgtttttgaaaaaacatGTGCATTATTACCTATTGGAAACAAatgtaaaattaaaacagaaggattaaaatataacttgaattatgaatatttaagttttgataaattaattagctcatcaaatgaaataacacaaaattgtataaaaatttccACAGACTATCCTGTCCTATACAATTGTTATTTAAAGGACTTATGA